The genomic DNA CTGGATTAGTAACGGCCGAGTAGGTTGGAATATTGTTACATCCATTGATGGTGCAGAAAATTTTGGTGAGACAGAGATGCCGCCATCTGAAGAGCGATACGGGAAGGCAGCAGAATGTACAGCGTTAGTAAAAAAACTTTGGAGGAGCCATCCCTATGAAGTTTTGAAGATAGATAACGCTGACGTAATTAGAGATATTGTACAGCCAATTGAGCATCGTGGCGAGCATTTTGAGGTAAAAGGTCCACTTAATATTCCGCAGCATAGGTCAGGGGAAATGCCATTATTCCAAGCTGGTGCTTCAGAAGCTGGCCGGAATTTTGCTGCTTCTGTTGCGGATGCAATTTTTGCTGCAACGCCGGATGTAGAGTCAGGAATGGAACTGCGTCAAGATTTAAGAAGAAGAGCAAAGCAGCATGGCCGGAAGCAAGATGATATACGCGTATTACCTGGATTATATTTCTTTATAGGTGATACATATGAAGAAGCGTTAGAAATGCATAGGCTAGCTCATCAACATCTAACAAAAGAGAAGAGATATGCGTTACTTGAAATGGTTCTCGGATTAAACGCTAGAGGGCTTCCACTAGAAAGTAAAATTACGGAAGAGATGCTGCCAAGTCGAGATCAAGCTGTTCGCAGTAAAACACATGCCGAATTATTACGGAACTACATTATTAAAAATGAACCAACTGTTGAACAAATACTAGAACGACCAGAAGTTGTTGGATCGGCTCATTGGGTTGCGGTTGGTACACCACAAGACGTTGCGAAGCAAATTATGGATAGGTTTGAGGCAGGGGCGTTAGATGGATTTATTGCTATTCCAGGAGGATCTCCAAAGTCATTGGATCTATTCTTAAGTAGGGTCATTCCTTTATTCGTGAAAGCAGGTGTATTTAGGGAAGAGTATACAGGTTCTACTTTACGCGAACATTTGGAGGGAAATACATCAAAAACATTGCAGTTAAAATAACAGGATACGTATAAAAAGCCTTTCATAAGAAGGCTTTTTATTTTTTGTTTAAATTTCAGAATTATCAATTGACTTTGAGGTTCTGTTTTTTTATATTAGTAGGTATAGTAATAACTACTAATATACATGCATCGTTTTGAAATGAGAGTTATATAGAATGTGAGGGATTACTGATGGATGAAATTATAAAGGAATTACAAAAATTAGGTTTTTCCCAATACGAATGTAAAGCTTATATTGGGCTGTTAAAACATTCCCCAGTAACTGGGTATGAAGTGAGTAAACAGACAGGAGTACCTCGTTCGATGATTTATGAAGTACTCGGTAAATTGATGGATAAAGGAGCGGTGCATATTGTTCCGTCAGAACCGGTGAAATATGTACCAGTACCCGCTACCGAGTTAATGAATCGAATGCGAAAAGACTTTGAGAAGTCCTTTGAATTTTTAGATGAGAAATTAAATTGTTTAGAGCAAGAGCGACAAATAGATGTAATTTCGCATATTCGCTCAAATGATCGTGTTTTAAAAGAAATATGCAATATAATTAGTAGAGCGAAGGAAGAGTTATGGATTTCTGTATGGGAAGATCAAGTACATGAAATTGAGCCATACATTCATCAAAAGGAAGAGGAAGGCGTACATATATTTTCAATCCTATTTGGCGCTCCAGAAACAAAAATAGGCGCGACGTTTCACCATAATTATATGACGCCCCACGTTGTTGAAAAGAGAATGGGTGGTCATTTAACTGTAATCGCGCGTGATGGGGAAGAAGTATTAATTGCGAATTTCTCAAATGATAGCACTTCATGGGCCGTTACAACATATGACCCAGCACTAGTTCTCGTTGCTACCGAGTATGTTCGGCACGATATTATGGTTGAAGAAATCACGAAGGAATTTGGAGCTGATAAGTTAGACACGTTATGGCGTGAAAATATAGATTTAGTTCATGTCGTAACAGGAAAACGAACTTTAGAAGGAATGGAGGATGATAGGGATGAGTAAAGCTCAGGCACATGTAGCTTTGCAGAGCGATGATACATTTCAGCAAGGAGTAAAAGATTGTTTACCAACTGTATTTGGTTATTTGAGTATCGGTATTGCAGCCGGTGTCATTGCAAAAACAGCAGGTTTCTCCATCATTGAAATTGCGTTTATGTCCACTTTAATTTATGCAGGTTCTGCCCAATTTATATTAGCTGGTATGTATGCAGCTGGTGCTCCTGCTTCTGCAATTATTTTCACTGTCTTTTTTGTTAATTTACGCCATTTATTAATGAGCGCAGCGCTTGCGCCGTATTTCACGAAAATTCCTCTATTTAAAAACTTAATCATCGGTTCGCAAATTACAGATGAAACTTTCGGCGTTGCAGTGCAGCATGCAGCGCAAAAAGGATATTTAGGTGAAAGATGGATGATTGGACTTAATGTAACAGCATATTTAAATTGGATACTTGCTACTATTATCGGGGGGCTGTTTGGCGAGTGGATACCAGACCCGCATACGTACGGAATGGATTATGCATTACCAGCGATGTTTATCGGGTTATTTGTACTTCAGCTCATAAGTAGTAAACCAAAACTAGCGATTCATTTAAGTGTTGCAATTGTAGCGATTATAATTGCGTACGTTTCACACTTATTTATGCCAGATAGTATAGCGGTT from Bacillus basilensis includes the following:
- a CDS encoding NtaA/DmoA family FMN-dependent monooxygenase (This protein belongs to a clade of FMN-dependent monooxygenases, within a broader family of flavin-dependent oxidoreductases, the luciferase-like monooxygenase (LMM) family, some of whose members use coenzyme F420 rather than FMN.), giving the protein MSTKKQLCIGLCLISRKKEQESEFNSGIAEQVELAKQAEKAKLDFVFKADYLVAHPDLIARNKGNVILDPTLLFTAIAYATEKIGVVTTASTSFYPPYILARQLQSLNWISNGRVGWNIVTSIDGAENFGETEMPPSEERYGKAAECTALVKKLWRSHPYEVLKIDNADVIRDIVQPIEHRGEHFEVKGPLNIPQHRSGEMPLFQAGASEAGRNFAASVADAIFAATPDVESGMELRQDLRRRAKQHGRKQDDIRVLPGLYFFIGDTYEEALEMHRLAHQHLTKEKRYALLEMVLGLNARGLPLESKITEEMLPSRDQAVRSKTHAELLRNYIIKNEPTVEQILERPEVVGSAHWVAVGTPQDVAKQIMDRFEAGALDGFIAIPGGSPKSLDLFLSRVIPLFVKAGVFREEYTGSTLREHLEGNTSKTLQLK
- a CDS encoding TrmB family transcriptional regulator yields the protein MDEIIKELQKLGFSQYECKAYIGLLKHSPVTGYEVSKQTGVPRSMIYEVLGKLMDKGAVHIVPSEPVKYVPVPATELMNRMRKDFEKSFEFLDEKLNCLEQERQIDVISHIRSNDRVLKEICNIISRAKEELWISVWEDQVHEIEPYIHQKEEEGVHIFSILFGAPETKIGATFHHNYMTPHVVEKRMGGHLTVIARDGEEVLIANFSNDSTSWAVTTYDPALVLVATEYVRHDIMVEEITKEFGADKLDTLWRENIDLVHVVTGKRTLEGMEDDRDE
- a CDS encoding AzlC family ABC transporter permease — encoded protein: MSKAQAHVALQSDDTFQQGVKDCLPTVFGYLSIGIAAGVIAKTAGFSIIEIAFMSTLIYAGSAQFILAGMYAAGAPASAIIFTVFFVNLRHLLMSAALAPYFTKIPLFKNLIIGSQITDETFGVAVQHAAQKGYLGERWMIGLNVTAYLNWILATIIGGLFGEWIPDPHTYGMDYALPAMFIGLFVLQLISSKPKLAIHLSVAIVAIIIAYVSHLFMPDSIAVIIATLLAATIGVVIEKWK